A stretch of [Clostridium] scindens DNA encodes these proteins:
- a CDS encoding iron-containing alcohol dehydrogenase — MAREFFVSSNVVFGKDAVKKLPDMLKEYGAKSVMVVYDAGVKMAGIAEKVLAEVEKADAKVTVFDGVIPNPTNEVVEEAALLAQKEEIDVFVAVGGGSSIDLTKAVNILMTNPGPIGQYGGIGLVKNQVLPLIAIPTTAGTSSEITNVVALTDTKAVCKYVIIDNKIVVDKVIADPEFTKTMPPSVTAATGMDAITHAVESYISNMATPLTEYHSLKGLQIFYEYLPRAVKNGADMEAREQMMLGCIIAGFGFSNANLGLVHGIAHTLSAHFHLAHGMANATVLPYVMEYNADSCPEKMVELARAIHLPVTGNVEEDKYLLSAELLKLTKELGIKTLSQQGIEEKDLNMLADDVLKEPVLGFNPRQNVTKEDVLAILRKAL, encoded by the coding sequence ATGGCCAGAGAATTTTTTGTAAGCAGCAATGTTGTATTTGGCAAAGATGCCGTAAAGAAATTACCCGATATGTTAAAGGAATATGGCGCTAAGAGCGTGATGGTGGTCTACGATGCAGGCGTTAAGATGGCAGGCATTGCAGAAAAAGTACTTGCGGAGGTAGAAAAAGCCGACGCGAAGGTTACCGTGTTTGACGGCGTAATCCCCAATCCCACCAATGAAGTTGTGGAAGAGGCAGCGCTGCTGGCGCAGAAAGAAGAGATCGATGTCTTTGTGGCAGTGGGCGGAGGAAGCAGCATTGACTTGACAAAGGCGGTAAATATACTGATGACCAACCCGGGGCCGATCGGACAGTATGGCGGAATCGGACTGGTAAAGAATCAGGTGCTGCCTCTGATCGCGATACCGACAACGGCAGGAACTTCCAGCGAGATTACGAATGTAGTAGCGCTTACAGATACCAAGGCAGTCTGCAAATATGTGATCATAGACAATAAGATCGTAGTTGACAAGGTAATCGCCGATCCGGAATTTACCAAGACCATGCCTCCTTCTGTGACGGCGGCCACCGGAATGGATGCCATTACCCATGCGGTAGAAAGTTATATTTCCAATATGGCAACGCCTCTGACAGAGTACCATTCTCTAAAAGGACTGCAGATTTTCTATGAATATCTGCCGCGGGCGGTAAAGAACGGCGCGGATATGGAGGCAAGAGAGCAGATGATGCTGGGATGCATCATTGCCGGATTCGGGTTCTCTAATGCCAACCTGGGACTGGTACACGGCATCGCGCATACGCTGAGCGCGCATTTTCACCTTGCTCATGGCATGGCAAATGCCACGGTGCTTCCATACGTTATGGAGTACAATGCAGACAGCTGCCCGGAGAAGATGGTGGAACTTGCCCGGGCAATTCATCTGCCGGTGACGGGAAATGTAGAAGAGGATAAGTATCTGCTGTCCGCAGAACTGCTGAAACTGACCAAGGAACTGGGCATCAAGACCTTGTCCCAGCAGGGAATTGAGGAAAAAGACCTGAATATGCTTGCGGACGACGTACTGAAAGAGCCAGTGCTGGGATTCAACCCCAGACAGAATGTAACCAAAGAAGATGTTCTCGCAATCCTGCGCAAGGCATTATAG
- a CDS encoding class II aldolase/adducin family protein — protein MKYEKIRKQVLDAILDAVDQGLIHGTSGNIAMRDDEDDVVAITPSGISYKGMTAEDIAIVDLNGKWLDGPYKPSSEVPMHTAVMRARPDVKATVHTHGMFATIMAMGDDAQLVPITPPQCEFVPVGIVPFTMPGSDEVADKVVEALGSDGRSVLIKNHGMFCCGKDMKAAMAATVYTEEMATTAYYAKVLGNFEPMPEAGVKKMKELIAADQAV, from the coding sequence ATGAAATATGAAAAAATCAGAAAACAGGTATTGGATGCTATATTAGACGCGGTAGATCAGGGGCTGATCCATGGGACATCCGGAAACATTGCTATGAGAGACGATGAGGATGATGTGGTGGCGATCACGCCAAGCGGAATATCATATAAAGGAATGACGGCAGAGGATATCGCAATCGTAGACCTGAATGGGAAATGGCTGGACGGGCCATACAAGCCGTCCTCAGAAGTGCCGATGCATACGGCGGTTATGAGAGCGAGGCCGGATGTCAAGGCAACGGTACATACCCACGGAATGTTTGCAACCATTATGGCAATGGGTGATGACGCGCAGCTTGTACCGATCACTCCTCCCCAGTGCGAATTTGTACCGGTAGGAATCGTGCCATTTACCATGCCAGGAAGCGATGAAGTGGCAGACAAAGTAGTGGAGGCACTGGGAAGCGACGGAAGATCCGTATTGATCAAGAATCATGGCATGTTCTGCTGCGGCAAGGACATGAAGGCGGCAATGGCAGCCACCGTTTATACCGAAGAGATGGCAACAACGGCTTACTACGCGAAGGTGCTTGGCAATTTTGAGCCAATGCCGGAGGCAGGGGTAAAGAAGATGAAGGAATTGATTGCTGCCGACCAGGCAGTCTAA
- a CDS encoding BglG family transcription antiterminator, translating to MTPLTLSLRQRKLVHYLQLQSAYTTGQELASQLQVSARTIRNDIAEINQILNGTGIRIASKRSEGYLLVSSNQDQLKELSRTSSSFLSRDERVRHIAFRLCLSDEPVNLYDLEDEMFISRTTLEHDLHALRADYILPAPHIKFHRHKNTISFEPDERKRRALLNRLFTENWNYNAKGNAYYQYQYLDERVVNLIMQEVNYYMTQYNIMMEDINMVILDLAIAIMYYRVTSGHELTAPREIQYQDSTAVHAVEDLLDSLEAKLSCHFPSIEREDIYLHVSCSRMLDAGKLNFATVEAFFEKEIIALADTYIQRIADTYCLDFSDNEDFYITLLQYLRYLSLPVHYFNSIQTQSDIARSRLLIEFEIAFSIQSLALDFYGNYLDDTKLLYLAFCISGALAYKNRTSPRLKTVIMCQLNLSSSWDLKHRILSKFKDYIDLSALLPVYVKDNYDFTKVDLIITTANKEITREPNCKTLLITPFLTQADQEKLENHIVKTQINRLYNTSLPSIQELFQEAFWHEKVVADDRFSVIEMLAKDFISRGYVSGNYLADILRRESILTFAFQPSIVLMYSLEPSTKTCLSIATLDHRIKWNSYKIRTVIMAAIRPEDITIVFRLINELYYEGFSPDETRFLKTREELIDFFRRFA from the coding sequence ATGACACCTCTTACATTATCGCTCCGGCAGAGGAAGCTGGTTCATTATCTCCAGCTTCAGAGCGCCTATACTACTGGCCAGGAGCTTGCCAGCCAGCTTCAGGTATCTGCCCGGACCATCCGCAATGACATTGCAGAAATCAACCAGATCCTTAATGGCACCGGAATCCGTATCGCTTCCAAGCGAAGCGAAGGCTACCTTCTGGTGTCCAGCAACCAGGACCAGTTAAAAGAATTAAGCCGGACCAGCAGTTCTTTTCTGTCAAGAGATGAGCGTGTAAGGCATATTGCCTTTAGGCTATGCCTTTCCGATGAGCCGGTGAATCTTTACGACCTGGAGGATGAGATGTTTATTAGCCGAACAACGCTGGAGCATGACCTTCATGCACTCCGTGCCGACTATATCCTTCCGGCGCCGCACATTAAGTTCCACCGCCACAAGAACACCATCTCTTTCGAGCCGGACGAGCGGAAGCGAAGGGCGCTTCTGAACAGGCTTTTTACCGAGAACTGGAATTATAACGCCAAAGGCAACGCCTATTATCAGTACCAGTATCTGGATGAGCGGGTGGTCAACCTTATTATGCAGGAGGTCAATTACTATATGACCCAGTACAATATCATGATGGAAGACATCAACATGGTCATACTGGATCTTGCAATCGCCATCATGTATTACCGCGTAACCAGCGGGCACGAGCTGACAGCTCCACGGGAGATACAATACCAGGATTCTACCGCCGTCCACGCTGTAGAAGATCTCCTGGATTCTCTGGAGGCGAAGCTGTCCTGCCATTTTCCTTCCATCGAGCGCGAGGATATCTATCTTCATGTGTCCTGCAGCCGGATGCTGGATGCAGGTAAATTGAATTTCGCCACGGTTGAAGCCTTTTTCGAAAAGGAGATTATCGCCCTGGCGGATACTTATATCCAAAGGATTGCGGACACTTACTGCCTGGACTTTTCAGACAATGAAGACTTCTATATAACCTTGCTGCAGTACCTGCGTTACCTGTCCCTGCCGGTCCATTATTTTAATTCGATACAGACCCAGTCAGATATCGCTCGTTCCCGGCTGCTGATTGAATTCGAGATAGCATTTTCCATCCAGTCTCTTGCCTTGGATTTTTATGGCAATTATCTGGATGATACGAAACTGCTTTATCTTGCCTTCTGTATCTCGGGCGCGCTGGCTTATAAAAACCGGACGTCTCCCAGGCTTAAGACCGTCATCATGTGCCAATTGAATCTGTCCTCCTCCTGGGATTTAAAACATAGGATTCTGAGCAAGTTCAAGGATTACATTGATCTGAGCGCCCTTCTGCCTGTATATGTAAAAGATAACTACGACTTCACAAAGGTGGATCTTATCATTACCACGGCCAACAAGGAGATCACCCGCGAGCCCAACTGCAAGACTCTGCTGATTACGCCTTTCCTGACTCAGGCAGATCAGGAAAAACTGGAAAACCACATTGTAAAGACGCAGATCAACCGTCTCTACAATACCTCTCTGCCTTCTATCCAGGAGTTGTTCCAGGAGGCATTCTGGCATGAAAAGGTAGTCGCTGATGACCGTTTCTCCGTGATAGAAATGCTGGCGAAGGACTTCATCAGCCGGGGCTATGTTTCCGGAAACTATCTGGCCGACATCCTCCGGAGGGAATCCATCCTGACTTTTGCCTTCCAGCCCAGTATCGTGCTGATGTATTCGCTAGAGCCAAGTACAAAGACTTGCCTGTCCATCGCTACGCTTGATCATCGTATCAAATGGAATTCCTACAAGATCCGTACCGTGATCATGGCCGCTATCCGTCCGGAAGACATCACCATAGTCTTTCGGCTGATCAACGAACTGTACTACGAAGGGTTCAGCCCGGATGAGACGCGGTTCTTAAAAACCAGGGAAGAACTTATTGATTTCTTCCGGAGATTTGCATAA
- a CDS encoding MFS transporter: MDKKLTIRESFRLGKGWNLMIFAILAMLVTNAGVNDGLNIALPAIAEGAGLDYELCLSMGTVAGFVGVAMMLVIAKFRDRFGGRKVSAALFIIFGLTFYFLFLRATNIVMYGLSQCIMVSCGQGCFYLCTGPMQSDWFPKKRGVVNGISTIGANIGTAVLAPIMTVLLTMAEYKTSLSVFAAAAIALGIFAYATLRDDPIEAGMYPDNVTKEVYEAEYKNLTDHEDYVSDWTIPKMLRCKEVWLAAVVPGFITLGLLGIITQFVPRNTALGLSNGVAISAMTVAGLVGIVGSYAIGYIDTKLGTKKACMIYCGIFALGILFNLLASYWLPFVYISIFIVGFSLGGSTNMSLSFPASIFGVLDYPKVNGVIFPINYCIGCLNFVVNAVVMKVTGSLTGAYIVYLCLFLINILIVAKTEEGKWDKLKHPELMTR; this comes from the coding sequence ATGGATAAGAAGTTAACGATTAGAGAAAGCTTCCGCCTGGGCAAAGGCTGGAATCTAATGATTTTTGCAATTCTCGCGATGCTGGTAACGAACGCAGGAGTCAACGATGGTCTGAACATTGCATTGCCGGCCATTGCCGAAGGGGCGGGACTTGATTACGAACTATGCCTGAGCATGGGAACCGTGGCGGGCTTCGTAGGCGTTGCGATGATGCTCGTAATTGCCAAGTTCCGGGACCGTTTTGGCGGCAGAAAGGTAAGCGCCGCATTGTTCATTATATTTGGGCTCACATTTTACTTCCTGTTTTTGAGGGCGACGAATATTGTAATGTATGGGTTATCACAATGCATCATGGTAAGCTGCGGACAGGGGTGCTTTTATCTTTGCACCGGACCGATGCAGTCCGACTGGTTCCCCAAGAAACGGGGAGTCGTCAATGGAATCAGTACCATTGGCGCGAATATCGGCACTGCGGTACTGGCGCCGATCATGACAGTGTTGCTGACGATGGCAGAATATAAGACAAGCCTTTCCGTGTTTGCCGCAGCGGCCATCGCGCTGGGAATATTTGCCTATGCGACGTTGAGAGATGATCCGATTGAAGCAGGCATGTATCCGGATAACGTGACCAAAGAAGTCTACGAAGCGGAATATAAGAATCTGACGGATCATGAAGACTATGTCAGCGACTGGACGATACCGAAGATGCTCAGATGCAAGGAAGTATGGCTGGCGGCAGTAGTGCCGGGATTCATTACCCTGGGCCTTCTGGGGATCATTACCCAATTCGTGCCGCGTAATACCGCCCTTGGGCTATCCAACGGAGTCGCCATATCTGCGATGACGGTGGCGGGACTGGTAGGAATCGTAGGAAGTTACGCGATCGGCTACATCGACACGAAGCTTGGGACAAAAAAAGCCTGCATGATATACTGCGGTATCTTTGCACTGGGGATACTCTTTAATCTCCTGGCATCTTACTGGCTGCCTTTTGTATACATCTCCATATTTATCGTGGGATTTTCCCTGGGAGGAAGTACGAATATGTCTCTGTCCTTCCCGGCATCGATCTTTGGAGTACTGGATTATCCAAAGGTCAATGGAGTCATCTTTCCTATCAACTACTGCATCGGGTGCCTGAATTTCGTCGTAAACGCGGTAGTGATGAAGGTGACGGGAAGCCTGACGGGCGCGTATATTGTATATCTCTGCTTGTTCCTGATCAATATCCTGATCGTCGCAAAGACGGAAGAAGGCAAGTGGGATAAACTGAAGCATCCGGAATTAATGACAAGATAA
- a CDS encoding aminopeptidase P family protein, whose translation MNVDERILELRRHMEEKDIDIYVVPTSDFHQSEYVGEYFKARKFITGFTGSAGTAVITRREARLWTDGRYFIQAAGELADSHVELMKMGHPDTPTIEEYLEEALPEGGAIGFDGRTVSMGEGCRYEAIARRKKGRVVFRYDLIDKIWTDRPGISEEPVFILEEKYAGESTASKLKRIRSVMEEQGATMHLLTTLDDICWTLNIRGNDIEFFPLVLSYAIISMNYMHLYIDEKKLDEEIKDKLAKDGVILHSYNAIYMDVCGLSSEDRLMIDPDRLNYALYRSIPKDVVRIEERNPEILFKAIKNPVEIENIRQAQIKDSVAHVRFMKWLKENVGKSRITEMSASEKLDEFRKEMGNFIRPSFEPICSFGEHAAIVHYSSSPDTDVELKKGYLFLTDTGAGFYEGSTDITRTYALGKIPQIMKDHFTIVAISNLQLANARFRKGCSGMNLDVIARKPFWDRGLDYNHGTGHGVGYLLNIHEGPASFRWQYRAGETQPFEEGMIITDEPGIYIEGSHGIRLENELLVREWEENEYGQFMCFEPLTYVPIDLDAINPELMSREERKMLNKYHKAVYKKVSPYLNSKEKEWLGKYTREI comes from the coding sequence ATGAATGTAGACGAGAGAATTTTGGAATTGCGGCGCCACATGGAAGAAAAAGATATTGACATATATGTAGTTCCGACTTCTGACTTCCATCAAAGCGAGTATGTAGGAGAATACTTTAAAGCGAGAAAATTTATTACGGGCTTTACTGGTTCTGCCGGTACTGCGGTTATCACCAGGCGTGAAGCGAGGCTTTGGACGGATGGGCGGTACTTTATCCAGGCAGCCGGGGAACTTGCAGACAGCCATGTGGAATTGATGAAGATGGGCCATCCGGATACGCCGACGATAGAAGAATACCTGGAGGAAGCGCTTCCGGAGGGAGGAGCGATTGGATTTGACGGACGGACGGTATCTATGGGGGAAGGATGCCGATATGAAGCAATCGCCAGAAGGAAGAAGGGCAGAGTGGTCTTCCGATATGATTTGATTGACAAGATATGGACGGATAGGCCAGGGATTTCAGAAGAGCCGGTATTCATACTGGAAGAAAAATATGCGGGGGAATCTACGGCCAGCAAGCTTAAGCGTATCCGATCGGTGATGGAGGAGCAAGGAGCCACGATGCATCTGCTGACAACCCTGGACGATATCTGCTGGACGCTTAATATAAGGGGAAATGATATCGAATTCTTTCCCTTGGTTCTGTCCTATGCCATTATCAGCATGAATTATATGCATCTGTATATTGATGAGAAGAAATTAGATGAGGAAATTAAGGACAAGCTTGCCAAGGATGGCGTCATCCTTCATTCCTACAATGCCATATACATGGATGTCTGCGGCCTGTCATCGGAAGACCGGCTGATGATTGATCCGGACAGACTAAACTATGCGCTGTATCGGAGCATCCCTAAGGATGTGGTGAGGATTGAGGAGAGAAACCCGGAGATCTTGTTTAAGGCGATCAAGAATCCGGTGGAGATCGAAAATATTCGCCAAGCACAGATCAAGGACAGCGTGGCACATGTCCGGTTCATGAAATGGCTGAAAGAGAATGTGGGTAAGAGCAGAATTACCGAAATGAGCGCCTCGGAAAAATTAGATGAGTTCCGCAAAGAGATGGGGAATTTTATCCGGCCAAGCTTCGAGCCCATCTGTTCCTTTGGAGAGCATGCGGCAATCGTACATTATTCCTCATCGCCGGATACGGATGTAGAACTTAAGAAAGGATATCTGTTCCTGACAGATACGGGAGCGGGGTTCTATGAAGGCTCTACGGACATTACCAGGACTTATGCCCTTGGCAAGATCCCGCAGATTATGAAGGATCATTTTACCATAGTCGCGATCAGCAATCTGCAGCTGGCAAATGCAAGATTCCGGAAGGGATGCAGCGGCATGAACTTGGACGTGATCGCACGCAAGCCATTCTGGGACAGGGGGCTTGATTACAATCACGGAACTGGACATGGCGTTGGATACCTCCTGAATATTCATGAAGGGCCGGCAAGTTTCCGCTGGCAGTACCGGGCCGGCGAGACGCAGCCTTTTGAGGAAGGCATGATCATAACGGATGAGCCGGGTATCTATATTGAAGGGTCGCATGGCATCCGGCTTGAAAATGAACTTCTGGTACGCGAGTGGGAGGAGAATGAATATGGACAGTTCATGTGTTTTGAACCTCTTACCTATGTACCCATAGATCTGGACGCGATCAATCCGGAATTGATGTCCAGAGAAGAGAGAAAGATGCTGAATAAGTATCATAAGGCTGTATATAAAAAGGTGTCTCCTTATCTGAATAGCAAGGAAAAGGAGTGGCTGGGGAAATACACCCGGGAGATATAG
- a CDS encoding winged helix-turn-helix transcriptional regulator, with protein METNKKIPDCPVEMTLQLIGDKWKVLIIRDLMSGTKRFNELMRSVSGITQKVLTSHLRAMERDGLVNRKVYPEVPPKVEYSLTDTGRSLKPILDSMCAWGTDYKNTLE; from the coding sequence ATGGAGACAAATAAAAAAATCCCCGACTGCCCGGTGGAAATGACGCTGCAGTTAATCGGAGACAAATGGAAGGTCCTGATCATCCGGGACCTGATGTCCGGAACCAAGAGATTCAATGAGTTAATGCGCTCTGTCAGCGGCATCACGCAAAAAGTGCTGACCAGCCACTTAAGAGCCATGGAGCGGGATGGACTGGTTAACCGAAAGGTATATCCGGAAGTTCCGCCCAAGGTTGAGTATTCCCTCACCGATACCGGGCGAAGCCTGAAGCCGATTCTGGATTCCATGTGTGCCTGGGGAACTGATTATAAGAATACGCTGGAATAA
- a CDS encoding DUF6512 family protein, which translates to MNRLWKFIEKKDMPYIIAVAVLGTLNHFLYELSGGAAIFALFCPVNESTWEHLKLLFFPYLFASIWQYINSKPRSGIISFFYHRLLAVLCGMASVITLFYTYTGVVGRHFLIIDILIFLFGVLFSFYVASACSRKRPRRPSQTIVFSSWVILSLCFFAFTCFPPNIPLFFPPQ; encoded by the coding sequence ATGAATCGCTTGTGGAAGTTTATTGAAAAGAAGGACATGCCTTATATCATTGCGGTAGCCGTGCTGGGCACGCTGAATCATTTCCTATATGAATTATCCGGCGGTGCGGCCATCTTTGCCTTGTTCTGCCCGGTTAACGAATCTACTTGGGAGCACCTGAAACTGCTTTTCTTTCCCTATCTCTTTGCGAGCATCTGGCAATATATAAATTCTAAGCCCAGATCTGGGATTATCAGTTTCTTTTATCACAGGCTCCTTGCCGTATTGTGCGGCATGGCTTCTGTTATTACGCTTTTCTATACTTATACCGGAGTCGTTGGGCGCCATTTTCTGATTATTGATATCCTGATCTTCTTATTTGGCGTACTGTTCTCCTTTTATGTGGCGTCGGCATGTTCCAGGAAAAGACCTCGCAGGCCATCCCAGACTATCGTATTCTCATCCTGGGTCATCCTTTCCCTGTGCTTTTTCGCCTTCACCTGCTTCCCACCGAACATTCCTCTTTTCTTTCCCCCGCAATAA
- a CDS encoding L-2-amino-thiazoline-4-carboxylic acid hydrolase, with amino-acid sequence MANEPVNCKIEHHAILFAYLAKRAIEICGEEGKEAILAGMTTYGNERGQRMAANALAHGDELNTMTNQAYGEWKPDYDGQMEFGQLRTEPTLQTYISKCAWCDAWKKHGLTEFGKLYCVNVDNAVYQGFRSDFVCTPTTTSMSWGGERCEFDWGYPLSPEEVSALAEKKKELGTSCMKDFNFHTAHLKSTICQALIQRLGDDGEKAVELALKDYTDTFGQEYLDVLEGIFPETE; translated from the coding sequence ATGGCAAATGAACCCGTTAACTGCAAGATTGAACATCATGCCATTCTATTTGCATATCTGGCCAAGCGCGCCATAGAAATCTGTGGAGAAGAAGGAAAAGAAGCCATACTTGCTGGCATGACTACATATGGAAATGAAAGAGGCCAGCGAATGGCAGCCAATGCGCTGGCACATGGCGACGAGCTTAACACGATGACAAACCAGGCATATGGCGAATGGAAGCCGGATTACGATGGACAGATGGAATTCGGACAGCTGCGTACAGAGCCTACCTTGCAGACCTACATTTCCAAATGCGCCTGGTGCGACGCATGGAAAAAACACGGTCTAACAGAATTCGGTAAATTATATTGTGTCAATGTTGACAATGCAGTTTACCAAGGATTTCGATCAGATTTTGTATGCACCCCAACCACCACTTCCATGAGCTGGGGAGGGGAACGTTGCGAATTCGACTGGGGCTATCCGCTTTCTCCCGAGGAAGTATCTGCCCTGGCAGAAAAGAAAAAAGAACTGGGAACTTCCTGTATGAAAGATTTCAACTTCCATACAGCGCATCTTAAATCCACCATCTGCCAGGCTTTGATTCAGAGGCTGGGCGACGATGGGGAAAAAGCGGTGGAACTTGCTCTAAAGGACTATACAGATACCTTCGGCCAGGAATATCTGGATGTTCTGGAAGGCATCTTCCCGGAAACCGAATGA
- a CDS encoding amidohydrolase, translated as MNTLENQENIIAAWLKSHEAELIQTADYIFHHPELAYQETLSSKCLADLLERNGFTISRKTAGIDTAFTAEWGSGKPVIGFLAEYDALAELGHACGHNLLGTGAAAAACALKEDMQASHTAGTIRVYGCPAEEIMSGKIIMNRQGIFDDLDVAVTWHPFDSNRVSNDIWQSQDIKNYIFHGVSAHASKSPENGRSALDAAELMNIGVNYLREHVADDVRMHYAYIDNGLPANVVPDFAKTNYFIRSSKRARTEDASRRVDDCARGAAMMTGTSVEIELVGSCKEMKVNRVLAELYYDAMTRIPVPEYTQEELDFAADITREAGLASRGTYFAGLEPLEDAPVPISIGTDASEVSHTVPLITISAATMCKGTPLHHWAAAKQAGMSIGQKGMFYAARCMAEGTKLLLEKPEYLHKVWECHKIDT; from the coding sequence ATGAACACCTTAGAGAATCAGGAAAATATAATTGCAGCCTGGCTAAAGTCCCACGAAGCGGAACTTATCCAGACTGCCGATTATATCTTCCACCACCCGGAACTGGCATACCAGGAAACGCTGTCTTCCAAATGCCTCGCTGATCTGCTGGAACGGAATGGATTTACGATTTCCCGCAAAACAGCTGGAATCGACACGGCATTTACCGCTGAATGGGGAAGCGGAAAGCCCGTCATCGGCTTCCTGGCGGAATATGACGCTCTGGCAGAATTAGGCCATGCCTGCGGGCATAACCTTCTTGGAACCGGAGCGGCGGCCGCTGCCTGCGCATTAAAGGAAGATATGCAGGCCAGTCACACGGCCGGGACTATCCGCGTATATGGATGTCCTGCGGAAGAAATTATGTCCGGGAAGATTATCATGAACAGGCAGGGCATATTCGATGACCTGGACGTTGCTGTCACCTGGCATCCTTTTGACAGCAACCGGGTGAGCAACGACATCTGGCAGTCCCAGGACATCAAGAACTATATCTTCCATGGGGTCAGCGCTCACGCTTCCAAATCCCCTGAAAATGGCAGAAGCGCCTTGGATGCGGCTGAACTTATGAATATTGGCGTCAACTATCTGCGGGAGCACGTTGCAGATGATGTTCGCATGCACTATGCCTATATCGACAACGGCCTGCCCGCCAACGTGGTGCCGGATTTTGCAAAGACCAACTACTTTATACGCTCCAGCAAGCGGGCACGCACGGAAGATGCCAGCAGACGCGTGGACGACTGTGCTCGGGGCGCTGCTATGATGACCGGCACCAGTGTGGAGATCGAACTGGTTGGCAGCTGTAAGGAAATGAAAGTAAACCGGGTTCTTGCCGAACTTTACTATGATGCCATGACAAGAATACCCGTCCCTGAATATACTCAGGAAGAATTGGATTTTGCGGCAGACATTACCCGGGAAGCCGGCCTCGCCAGCCGTGGTACTTACTTCGCAGGGCTGGAGCCATTAGAAGATGCGCCCGTACCAATCTCTATTGGAACCGACGCTTCAGAAGTCAGCCACACGGTACCGCTGATCACCATCAGTGCCGCCACCATGTGCAAGGGCACGCCCCTTCACCACTGGGCTGCCGCCAAACAGGCAGGCATGAGCATCGGCCAAAAAGGAATGTTTTATGCTGCCAGGTGCATGGCAGAAGGCACAAAATTATTGCTTGAGAAACCAGAATATTTACACAAGGTGTGGGAATGTCATAAAATTGACACGTAA
- the proC gene encoding pyrroline-5-carboxylate reductase, producing the protein MITKKIGIIGCGNMGGAILYGALESGVLPKESVYVYDINPVMMEKAKGWGVNLAKDDEEVCSSADIVLLAVKPQNAAEALAQCKKALEGKAMMSIVAGVTVERLQDMIDGATRILRIMPNTPAMVFEGAFALCSDNDFNADELEAAKAIYESIGIVELVPEHLIDAVCGLSGGGPAYAAMFIEAMADGGVKQGLPRATAYRLAAQTCLGTAKMILEKGIHPGELKDMVTSPGGTTIEGCEALEKGGMRAAVIECINAGAEKSRKL; encoded by the coding sequence ATGATTACTAAAAAAATCGGAATTATCGGATGCGGCAATATGGGAGGCGCCATTCTCTATGGAGCGCTGGAAAGCGGGGTCCTTCCAAAGGAGAGCGTCTATGTCTATGACATTAACCCTGTCATGATGGAAAAGGCCAAGGGATGGGGCGTAAACCTGGCAAAGGATGATGAGGAAGTATGCAGCAGCGCTGACATCGTGCTTCTGGCAGTAAAGCCGCAAAATGCCGCAGAAGCGCTGGCACAGTGCAAGAAGGCATTGGAGGGCAAGGCCATGATGTCTATCGTCGCTGGAGTTACTGTTGAACGTCTGCAGGACATGATCGACGGTGCTACCAGAATCCTGCGTATCATGCCAAATACTCCTGCAATGGTATTCGAAGGAGCCTTTGCACTCTGCTCTGACAATGATTTCAACGCAGACGAGCTGGAGGCTGCAAAGGCAATCTATGAGTCCATTGGCATCGTAGAACTTGTGCCGGAACACTTAATCGATGCCGTATGCGGACTTAGCGGCGGAGGGCCTGCCTATGCAGCCATGTTCATCGAGGCTATGGCTGACGGTGGCGTAAAGCAGGGGCTCCCCAGGGCTACAGCTTACCGCCTGGCTGCCCAGACCTGCCTTGGAACTGCCAAGATGATTCTGGAAAAAGGCATCCATCCAGGCGAACTGAAAGATATGGTGACATCTCCTGGCGGCACGACGATTGAAGGCTGCGAAGCCTTGGAAAAGGGCGGTATGAGGGCAGCTGTTATCGAATGCATCAACGCCGGAGCCGAGAAGTCAAGGAAATTGTAG